DNA sequence from the Micromonas commoda chromosome 7, complete sequence genome:
ACGCCGATCTGGCTCATGGCGCGTTGGACCGTCGGAGCCGGGAGGTTGAACACGGACGATcaggggcgtcgccgaacgtcgccgagcgcctcgtgcgcgcgagagggcggacgcgagggttTTGTGCGAGTCACGTCGGGGGATCGGCAAGGAGATGTGTCGTTTTCCCAAGGGAACCCACAGTCCCCCACACTTTGAAACCGAGCGGCGATTTCGCACTTTTCTCAGACTGACACCCAGTGTCCCCCAGTGCGGAGGAACGCCGCGTAGCCTGTGACTTGGGCCCATTTTCGAAATCGGACCGGATCCCCACTGCGGACTGATTTTCCTCGTTGTTTGCTGGACGATGTCGCTTTCCTTCCGCGCCTCCCTGCGCCGGCCCCTTCACTGCTCGGCGCATGGGGTTCTGGTTCTTCGGTCCCGTGACGTGGAGGTTCGGCGGTGGTGAGGGTAAGGCACCGGGGGGACGCGTCACGTTCTTCGGGGCGTTCCTCACCCTGCCGCTGATGGGGTGGAACGCCTGGCAGTGGAGCCACCGCGACGAAAAATTCCCACCGCCCACCTCGCCGCTGCCGGCCACCTCGGAGCTCGGAAGCatcgacgaccgcggggaGTTGGAGTAGAAAAGCTTAGCTCGTTAGGTAAAAAATTAGACGTagacccgcgccgtcggcttcaatcctccttctcctcctcctcgcgctcccttCGTctccgctcgcgctcctcctttCGCCGCCTCTTCCCGTACTCGTCGTTCCtcttcgccctcgccaacATCTCCGCCTCATCCGCCCGAACTTCCTCGATCCATCTCGTTCGCTTCTCCCGTTCGttcgtctcgccgccgaatcCCAGCACGcacccgtcgtcgctccgCCACTTGGCCACGGCccatcccgcggcgacgacttgGCCGAGACACATTCCCCCGACGGCTCCGTACAGCAGCGTGATCGGATACGGCTGCCACGCGCGGCCCCAGTCGAGCGGGATGGGCATGGCGCCGACCCAGCacccgagcgcggggagccAGAAGGCGAGGAACCaggaggcgtccgcgggccTCCACGGCGCGTTGCATCCCATGAACAACACCCTGTGCCACTCCCAGAAGTTCCAGAAGGTCTTCGTATCGGCTCCGGatctgcgccaccgccccgacGTCGGCGGAAATCCGTACAAGCACGCGCCCGGGACCCAACCAAACGACGacaccatcgcggcgacgtgcatCGTCTCGATCGGCCTGTGAAACAGCGAGGTGTAGTTGAACGCACAGAATAACACGCTGTAGAACACGGTcccgaacgcgacggcgaggacggagtTGACGATCATGCCGAGCGGTCCGCATCGCGCGGGCAGGTGCGGGCCCACTCGCTTGGTCGGatcgtcgtggtcgtcgccggaccagacgcggcgcgccagGATGTGGAAGACGACGCACACGCCCGCGTGGAGTATCGCGGTggatcgcgcgacgaccaGGGGGTGCGTGATGAGCGTCCCCGCGTTGCCCTTCGCATCGATACgatgcgcgggggcgccgacggctccCTCGAGCACCGCCCAGATCAGCGCGACGCAGTAGGCGACGATCCACGCCGCGGTCTTGCCCGACACGCGGTGATGATACGCGTActcgcgcccgagctcgtACGGACTGAGCTCCCACGGGTCCGGCTTATTCTCCTCCTTGAACTCTCCCCCCATCACCTTGGGAGAGCCCCACCAGTGCGTGTGCGTCCCCATCGTCGCAGGTGCCCGCGAAACTGACGAGGGCGTCCACGAGTGCGGTATTCCTTTCTCCGCCCGAGTTTGAAACATTCATTCCTCCCGAGCCATGGAGGGCGACAGGCCGCACATCGCGGAGGTCATCCCCAAGGCCGGGCTCGTGTACAGCGAGAAGGGCCAACTCGGCGAGACCCTGTCCAAGCCCAAGATCATGCCCCTGAAGTCGATATCCCTCGAGCGAATCGAGGCGATGGAACGCGAGGCGAAGCAGCTCGCCGAGACGATGGCGCAGCGCGaaaaggaggagaaggagaaggaggagaaggcgcgaAAGGAAACGCGGGGGCTCGAATGATCCGAAGGTCCAATCCTTCGTAGGGGGGGGTacccgacgagcgcctcaCGAGCACCcgcgggtcggcgacgaaACCCGCCTTAGCCGGGACGCACCCCATCAGCAAGCTCCCCGACGACAAAATAAatttaccttcgtacgtaaGAGTTTTATTAGACGAGTAGCCAAACGCGAAGTCAaaccgtcgcctcgccccTCCGCTTatccgtcctcctcctcctcctcctcctccgcctcccctcccgcccgtccctctcccccgtcgcccccctcgcccccgccgcccgcatGAACCGTCCCCACAGCGGCGCCGCCaacgcttcgccgccgccgggcagcTCGGTCCCGTCGTCCCGCCCGCACCACGCCACGCACGCCAAACCCGGCGCGTACCCGGCGAACCAAGCGtccgtcgccccgtcgctcgtgcccgccacccccgcgaggACCCCCGGGGCGCCGGTCACGCCGGTCACGAACccgttcgtcgcgagggcgtcgcggagcaagccgccgagcttccccgtcgcgtcctttcccgccgccgcgcgcgtcaccccTTTACGTTTGTACACGAGCTTACCGTCCGCGTCCTTGACCTCGGAGATGAGGTGCGGCGCGCTGTAcatcccccgcgcggcgatcgtggcgtacgccgacgccagCTCGCACGGCGTCACGTCCGACCCGGGGGCTCCCACGGACATCGAAAGTCCCGGGCCGATTGGTTTCATCGGCGAGTTGATCCCGCACGCCTTGGCCGtagccgccaccgcgtcgacgccgaccatCTGCGCCACCTTGACCGTCGGGACGTTCAACGAGTCCACCAGGCACTCGCGCACGTTCACGACGCCCCTgtgtccgcgcccgtcaccgttcgcgggcggcgtgtacgtacgcgcgcgacgcccggccGGGTGTGACTCGTCGCGTGACTCGTCGCGTGAATCGTGTGACCCATCGCCGGGGGTATCATCAACCTCGAacgcgtgcgcctcgtcTATGAGCAAAGTCGAGggggtcaccgcgccggacTGAAGGGCCGCGAGGTACACGAACGGCCTGAACGCGGACCCGACgcaccgtcgcgccctcaccgcgcggttgtgcgccgacgccccgtAGTCCCTGCTCCCGATGAGCACCCGGACGCCTCCGTTGGCGgggtccacggcgacgagcgcggcttcgcccttgtcgacgccgcgaatcGTCGTGAGCCCGTCCTCGAGCACGAGCTGCTCAGCCTTTTCCTGCAGGTCCAGGTCGAGGGTCGTGTGAACCTTGAGGCCGCCCCTGGCGAGCAcgtcctcgcgtccctcgaggaggtccgcgagctcggagaGCGCCTCGGAGACGAAGAACGGAGCCCGGTACGGGGCAGACTTGCCGCGGTTAAGGGAATCGGCTGGGAATGGGCCCGTGCCCGTACGTATGCCCGCCCGCCCCAAACTGCGCCTGTGCGTGGCGTAAACGTCGGCGAAATCGTCGATTCCCTCCAACCCCGTGCTTCTCTGCAGTTCGGTGGGTTTCCTCAGCTCCAACGTTCGCGGCaacggcgcgtcgccccacTCCTTAGCCTCGTCGTCTGACAGGTACCCGTGTCTGGCCAtccgcgccagcgcctgcTTGCGAGCCCTCAGCGCCCCGACGGGGTTGGCGTAAGGGCTCAGCGCCTCGGGGCAGGGTaacagcgcggcgagcagcgaCGCCTCGCCGATGTCCAGCTGCGCCGGGGTCTTGCCGAagtacgccgccgacgccgcggctatTCCGAACGCGCCGTGTCCCCAGTACACGTTGTTGACGTACGCCTCCAGCGTGCGTTCCTTGCTCAGGCGCTTCTCCAACTCGAGCGACAGGAGAatctccgcgagcttgcGCGTCACCGTCCGGTCGTTCGAGAGCACCATGTTCTTTATCAGCTGCTGCGTGATGGTCGACCCGCCCCCGAGCCTGCCCAACGAAaccaccgcgcgcccgaggcCGTTGACGTCCACCCCGCGGTGTTGGAAGAATCTGTGgtcctccgtcgcgacgatggctTGCcacgcgggagccgcgacgtccctcaGTCGCACCGATTGCGACGACagcgtggcgacgacgcggccgcacACGTCGTAAATCACCGTgggttcgccgccgaggagagaCTCTTTGCCGCTGTTTTCTCCCGAGGCCAGGTCGTTCCAACGCGCCTCGGCCCCCCCGCGTCTCATCAACCTGGAAAACCTGAACAGATCGATGGCGACCGCGCTGGCGATGAGccccgcgctggcgaggatGAACTTCGGAAAGttggcgatgacgtcggcgcggaacTGCTCCTTGGGTACCCTGCCGTACTCGTCGTACCCGCGcctgcccgcggcgtcgactctGTCGTCGGaagcggacgaggcggagacgcatcgcgcgcggaacGATCCGGTCCTCGGATGGCGCGATatctccagcgcgcggtcgctCTCCTCGAGAAGagaacgtcgacgccgcgctgacccgtgcgtcgcgcgaggctttcccgaaggcgcgcgcgcccggccgATCGTGTCCGTCGACGAACCGCGGACGGaccatcgtcgcgcgtcgtccccggaagaggtcgacgaggacgacgaagtCGAAGCGATGCATTCCCCGCGGGTGCCCAGCGTCACGGCATGCAGTGTCATGGAGCCCGCGTTGAGGTGCGGCGCAAACTCCGACGGTCTCATGGCTCGCCGTCctctcgccgccctcgccacctGACCCGCGAGACGCCCGCTAGCTAGACGCCTTGCAAAGTGCCCCGAGCGTGTTAACAGAACTTTTCCTCCAGCTGTGTTCGCTCGGAGAGTTtcccgtcaccgcgctcaaaacctcgggcgccgaggcgcgcgcgcgcatggGAGGAACCGCCTCCAAGTTCaagccgacgccggcgggaggAAGCCGACGCGCCGATACCCCCTTCAACGCGTACacctccggcgcgcgccgcaaCTCATCCGGATATGTGGTGACGCCTCAGGACTCGGGGGGAACCTGCGCCAGCCTCTTTCGGAGCAAAACCAGCGTCGCCAggcccgaggacgccgccccggcccgcCGTCCCACGCGCAAGCCCTCCGATCCTAACGACGCCGTCTTCTCCCCCTCGCACGCCCATCCGATGGTCGCCAACCTCAtctccgagctcgcgcagtCCGGCATCCTGGCCGAGCTCGACTCGACTGCGCGCGAAGTCGCGGCGGGCAGAGTCTCGcccttcgacgacggcgacaggCCCGACGGACCGGacccctccgcgcccgtcaagATCCGGGCGAGGAGCATCCTCCGTCGAAACAGCTCCATCACCGCCCCGGACCCTAACGCCCCAGCCGCTCCCGACGCACCTctcgccccgggcgcgccgcgcgtcggaaccgccgcgaggaagctCACCTGGAGCTCCTTCGAACGCGTCCAGGTctacgacgtcgacgacaaGTCCAGGCAGTGCTCCTTCGTGCAACCCGGCCTGCCCCGGCGCAAGTCCACCGGCAGCTCCACCATCGTGTCGAGGTCCACCACCCACTCCCACTCCGCGTCCTTCTTCCGCGACCtctccgcgtacgccgcctcgctctcctccgacgcacagctgtgcgatgatacacgcggcggcggcgggttcgcgatggaccgcgagtcccacgccgccgccgcgcgcatcgcgcagCAGCTCACGCGGCACGAGATCCACGCGGGAGGGACGGCATCGTTGGACCCCGTCGCGAGGTGCGGCAAGATGCTCCGCCGGAAGGTCACGCCCAGagtcgcggcgatggtcgaggacgccgcttttcgcgccaagctcgccgccgccgccgtcgtcgatgccggcTACGGGACTCACGTCGGGGACCTCCCGAgagacgccgacggcgagatcGTCGACCTGGACCCCGCCTCCTTCGggcccgcgggcgtcgtcgtcgaacggcCGAAGGCGGTGGCCACAGCCGGAGACGCCCTCCTCTCGTGGATCTCCGCCGAGTGCGAGACCCGCATCCGGGAACGCGAGgagacgaacgcgtccgtcgagTCTAtggacggggacgtcgtGCGGCTCCTCGCCAGGGTGGACGCGATGTGCGACGCGATTCCGTCCCGGcggctcgcgagggcgctcagGGATTTGCATCGCGCGAGGCTTCGGCTGGTTGACGCCAGGGCCAAGGCCAGGGCGCTAGACGCGACCAGGGACTACCTTCGGGGGATCGTgctggacgcgagggacgtcggcgaggaggcgagcgcgcgggcgagcggcggcgggcgggtggATTTGAGCCGGGCGGGTGAGCCGTGCGAGACGATGGCGGGGGAGTTCTTCTACTGCCTGGCGCTGGGCGGGATGCTGCGGTAGTTTCGGAAGTTGGGAGCGGGCGGGGGGCAGATCCgtcgggcgggggagggtgacgacgaacgagacgcgcggatGAGCCGGACGTTGTCCGTGGCGTGTGCGATTACGTGTACGGGATGTTACGATCACGTTTACTGATCGTTGAAGCTAACACCTCCCAGCTGCGAGGCGGGATTGGGACGAGACGTTAGcgtcgagcgcatcgcgaaAACGAGAAAAGGAAAGAGAGGGTCAAAGGGTTCGAATGGCGAAGACACGACGCGGTCTCACCTGCACGACGACCCAGAACGTCGCGAGCATCAGCGAGATGATCGTCGTGAACGACAGCACGATCACCACCTGCGCCATGGCCGGCTTTGGCAGCTTCTcccacgcgctcctcgtgtcctcctccgccggcttgggcttggccctcgacgccgtcgcctcgccgaaggggttcgcggcgccgctctgcgcgaacggcgacgcgcccttggccgcgccgctctgcgcgaacggcgacgcgccctccttggcgacggggttcgccggcgcggccgctCCGAAGGgtgacgccggcgcggcgccgcccgccgcggggggcgctcCGAATGGTGACGCGGGCTtggccccgccgcccgcgggcgctccGAATGGTGacgcgggcttggcggcggcgggggtggcggccCCGaaaggcgacgcgggggatgCGGGGGAtgcgggggaggcggggggcttggcggaggtggccgcgtcgagcgcggacgcgggcatgtcgaagggcgacgcggccgggggCTTGGATCCCGAGGATTTCTCGAACGGATCCTCGAAGCCCTTGACCTTGCCCTTGCTCTTGCCCTCGCCGAACGTCGACGGGAGGGGCTTGGGGGACCGCTTCCGCGCCGCTGacatccccgcgcgcgcggcggcctcttCGGGGGtgtcatcctcgccgcccgcggcgcgcaccgccgtcgaggaggcgcgtcgacgacgcgcgttgAACCCGCAACCCTTGAGCGCTCtcgcaccccgcgcgacggAAGCGCCgtgcctcgctcgcgcgaccgccgcctgcgTCGACGAtaacgcgacgacgctcatTCTGTTGATCTGTGGGGTGTTCTCCTACCCTCTCTCTCCCTGCGCTGACGAGCGAGCGCCCACACCTCCGGGCGATCGGGTCGAGTGTCGCGCAGAGCGCCCAACCGCCTCTGACGTGATGCAAGATCTTTCGAGCTTTGAGAAGTTGGGCCCTGAATGCCTGACTGACTGCCTGTGCGTAACCTGAAAAGTCAAGTGGATAAGAGCAGTCACAGTTGGCGCAATCACAGTCTAAGGCTGTCGTTTGACGCCCCGATTGATTGATTGTTCACgagccgccctcctcgtccgtctcgaCCACAACTCTCCACACAGCTTCCACCTTCCACCAACCACCAGTTCGTAAAGATGGCTGCCATGGTGCGTCCCGGGCTCCGCGCGGCATCCCGaaccccgccccgcgcgagatcgggtcgcgacgctcgagctGAGCTCGGATAAATTTTCGCCCCGAAACCGTGAAATCCGCCCCGCTCCCGATCCTCCGATCGAGGTCCTGACCCCGAtaccccgccgccccactCGCTCCATCGATCGCAGACCCGTGCCATGCCCACCCTCGCGgttcgcgcctccgccggcgccgcgccccgtcgcgccgccgccaaggcctCCAAGgcgcccgtccgcgcggcccgcgacgtgcgcgtccagggcggcgacgcctaCGGCGCCTCCGGCACCTCCTTCTACACCACCACCGAGAAGCAGGAGTCCTACGACTCCCTCGAcaacgtcctcgacgcgaagTGCGCCGACCCCGAGGTCCGCACCGTCATCAAGGAGCAGCTCGACGCCTGCGCCGACATCACCGAGGCCCTCcgctccgcgctcgtcaccgtcgaggGTTCCTCCAACAccttcggcgacgcgcagctctccgtggacgtcatcgccgatCAGATCATGTGGGACGCGGTCAagtcctccgccgtcgtcgcgttcggcgcctccgaggaggagcccgtCGTGAAGCCCTGCAACCCCAACGGCCGCTTCACCGTGTGCTGGGATCCCCTCGACGGTTCCTCCATCGTCGACAACAACTGGGCCGTCGGCACCATGATCGGCATCTGGTCCAAGGAGACGGGCTCCGGCGATGACGGCATGCTCGGCGCCACCGGCCGCGATCaggtcaccgcgctcatcgccatCTACGGCCCACGCAccaccgtcctcgtcggtctcgacgacggcgtgtaCGAGTTCTCCTACGGGTGCACCCCCGACGGCTGCCAACTCCCCGACGGCACCTTCGAGCCCTGGATCTGCTCCCGCAAGCAGATCAAGATCAACCCCGACTCCCGCATCTTCTCCCCGGCGAACATGCGCGCGGGCCAGGAGGTCGCCGGCTACAAGAAGCTCATGGACTACTACATCGACAACAAGTACACCCTCCGCTACTCCGGCGGTCTCGTCCCCGACGTGTACCAGCAGTTCACCAAGAACATGGGCATCTTCACCAACCCCACCTCGGACAAGTCCCCCGCCAAGCTCCGcctcgcgttcgaggcgagCCCCttcggcctcctcgtcgagaaGGCCGGCGGCAAGAcctccgacggcgtcaccgGTGGCTCCGTGCTCGACGTGAAGATCACCCAGGTGGACCAGCGCACCGCGCTCTGCATCGGCTCCGCCAACGAGGTTGATCGCTTCAACAGCTTCGTCCTCGGAAAGTAACCGGTTATGAGACGAtcacggcgcggggggtgctCTCGTTTCGTTACCCAGCTGACGTCGATGAATTGATCCGACGCTCAGAAGGTAGTTCAGCGAGCGAACTGTATTAATCAGATTCAACAACAAACACATTCATCGATGATCGAGCCGACTACGCGTCGACTCGCACCGgcccgggctcgggcgcttccgccgccggactctcgtcttcgtccacctcggcgccgccttcCCCGGCCGTCGCCTGATCGATCGCGTGCCGGTACTGAATCAGCTCCTGGCACGTCTTGATCCCCTTCACGCACTCGATCGCGCTCGGCTCGTCCGGGTCGCGGCTTATGTCCGCAAAGTCCGGACCCGTTCCACCGATTTTCCTCGCCAGCTTCCCCATCTCCGCGTCTCTCCTATCGGggccctcgacggcggcgatgaacgccgaCCTATCGAGCCAATCGGGCACGTACCGCCGGTACCACTTCTTTCGCGCGCTGCGACGCAT
Encoded proteins:
- a CDS encoding predicted protein, producing the protein MLPSSEVAGSGEVGGGNFSSRWLHCQAFHPISGRVRNAPKNVTRPPGALPSPPPNLHVTGPKNQNPMRRAVKGPAQGGAEGKRHRPANNEENQSAVGIRSDFENGPKSQATRRSSALGDTGCQSEKSAKSPLGFKVWGTVGSLGKTTHLLADPPT
- a CDS encoding predicted protein: MGTHTHWWGSPKVMGGEFKEENKPDPWELSPYELGREYAYHHRVSGKTAAWIVAYCVALIWAVLEGAVGAPAHRIDAKGNAGTLITHPLVVARSTAILHAGVCVVFHILARRVWSGDDHDDPTKRVGPHLPARCGPLGMIVNSVLAVAFGTVFYSVLFCAFNYTSLFHRPIETMHVAAMVSSFGWVPGACLYGFPPTSGRWRRSGADTKTFWNFWEWHRVLFMGCNAPWRPADASWFLAFWLPALGCWVGAMPIPLDWGRAWQPYPITLLYGAVGGMCLGQVVAAGWAVAKWRSDDGCVLGFGGETNEREKRTRWIEEVRADEAEMLARAKRNDEYGKRRRKEERERRRREREEEEKED
- a CDS encoding predicted protein; protein product: MEGDRPHIAEVIPKAGLVYSEKGQLGETLSKPKIMPLKSISLERIEAMEREAKQLAETMAQREKEEKEKEEKARKETRGLE
- a CDS encoding glycosyltransferase family 51 protein (candidate bifunctional family GT51 b-glycosyltransferase/PBP transpeptidase (candidate murein polymerase)); translated protein: MRPSEFAPHLNAGSMTLHAVTLGTRGECIASTSSSSSTSSGDDARRWSVRGSSTDTIGRARAPSGKPRATHGSARRRRSLLEESDRALEISRHPRTGSFRARCVSASSASDDRVDAAGRRGYDEYGRVPKEQFRADVIANFPKFILASAGLIASAVAIDLFRFSRLMRRGGAEARWNDLASGENSGKESLLGGEPTVIYDVCGRVVATLSSQSVRLRDVAAPAWQAIVATEDHRFFQHRGVDVNGLGRAVVSLGRLGGGSTITQQLIKNMVLSNDRTVTRKLAEILLSLELEKRLSKERTLEAYVNNVYWGHGAFGIAAASAAYFGKTPAQLDIGEASLLAALLPCPEALSPYANPVGALRARKQALARMARHGYLSDDEAKEWGDAPLPRTLELRKPTELQRSTGLEGIDDFADVYATHRRSLGRAGIRTGTGPFPADSLNRGKSAPYRAPFFVSEALSELADLLEGREDVLARGGLKVHTTLDLDLQEKAEQLVLEDGLTTIRGVDKGEAALVAVDPANGGVRVLIGSRDYGASAHNRAVRARRCVGSAFRPFVYLAALQSGAVTPSTLLIDEAHAFEVDDTPGDGSHDSRDESRDESHPAGRRARTYTPPANGDGRGHRGVVNVRECLVDSLNVPTVKVAQMVGVDAVAATAKACGINSPMKPIGPGLSMSVGAPGSDVTPCELASAYATIAARGMYSAPHLISEVKDADGKLVYKRKGVTRAAAGKDATGKLGGLLRDALATNGFVTGVTGAPGVLAGVAGTSDGATDAWFAGYAPGLACVAWCGRDDGTELPGGGEALAAPLWGRFMRAAGARGATGERDGREGRRRRRRRRRTDKRRGEATV
- a CDS encoding predicted protein, which produces MGGTASKFKPTPAGGSRRADTPFNAYTSGARRNSSGYVVTPQDSGGTCASLFRSKTSVARPEDAAPARRPTRKPSDPNDAVFSPSHAHPMVANLISELAQSGILAELDSTAREVAAGRVSPFDDGDRPDGPDPSAPVKIRARSILRRNSSITAPDPNAPAAPDAPLAPGAPRVGTAARKLTWSSFERVQVYDVDDKSRQCSFVQPGLPRRKSTGSSTIVSRSTTHSHSASFFRDLSAYAASLSSDAQLCDDTRGGGGFAMDRESHAAAARIAQQLTRHEIHAGGTASLDPVARCGKMLRRKVTPRVAAMVEDAAFRAKLAAAAVVDAGYGTHVGDLPRDADGEIVDLDPASFGPAGVVVERPKAVATAGDALLSWISAECETRIREREETNASVESMDGDVVRLLARVDAMCDAIPSRRLARALRDLHRARLRLVDARAKARALDATRDYLRGIVLDARDVGEEASARASGGGRVDLSRAGEPCETMAGEFFYCLALGGMLR
- a CDS encoding predicted protein; protein product: MAGFGSFSHALLVSSSAGLGLALDAVASPKGFAAPLCANGDAPLAAPLCANGDAPSLATGFAGAAAPKGDAGAAPPAAGGAPNGDAGLAPPPAGAPNGDAGLAAAGVAAPKGDAGDAGDAGEAGGLAEVAASSADAGMSKGDAAGGLDPEDFSNGSSKPLTLPLLLPSPNVDGRGLGDRFRAADIPARAAASSGVSSSPPAARTAVEEARRRRALNPQPLSALAPRATEAPCLARATAACVDDNATTLILLICGVFSYPLSPCADERAPTPPGDRVECRAERPTASDVMQDLSSFEKLGPECLTDCLCVT
- the SBPASE gene encoding Sedoheptulose-1,7-bisphosphatase (Calvin cycle enzyme. ChloroP positive, cTP length 27 aa), which codes for MAAMTRAMPTLAVRASAGAAPRRAAAKASKAPVRAARDVRVQGGDAYGASGTSFYTTTEKQESYDSLDNVLDAKCADPEVRTVIKEQLDACADITEALRSALVTVEGSSNTFGDAQLSVDVIADQIMWDAVKSSAVVAFGASEEEPVVKPCNPNGRFTVCWDPLDGSSIVDNNWAVGTMIGIWSKETGSGDDGMLGATGRDQVTALIAIYGPRTTVLVGLDDGVYEFSYGCTPDGCQLPDGTFEPWICSRKQIKINPDSRIFSPANMRAGQEVAGYKKLMDYYIDNKYTLRYSGGLVPDVYQQFTKNMGIFTNPTSDKSPAKLRLAFEASPFGLLVEKAGGKTSDGVTGGSVLDVKITQVDQRTALCIGSANEVDRFNSFVLGK